A single genomic interval of Dromiciops gliroides isolate mDroGli1 chromosome 1, mDroGli1.pri, whole genome shotgun sequence harbors:
- the LOC122750393 gene encoding 60S acidic ribosomal protein P2-like — protein MKKVMGELSGKNIEDVIVQGSSKLASMPSGGAVAVAASAGSAAPAAAGAATAAVEEKKEEKKDKSEESDDDVGFVSLTKQPP, from the coding sequence ATGAAGAAGGTCATGGGCGAGCTCAGCGGCAAGAACATCGAAGATGTGATTGTGCAAGGGAGCAGTAAGCTGGCCTCCATGCCCTCCGGTggtgctgttgctgttgctgccaGTGCTGGTTCTGCTGCCCCagctgctgctggtgctgctactgctgctgtagaggagaagaaggaagaaaagaaggacaaGTCAGAAGAGTCTGATGATGACGTGGGCTTTGTCTCTTTGACTAAGCAACCACCCTGA